The Streptococcus oralis Uo5 genome includes a window with the following:
- the smpB gene encoding SsrA-binding protein SmpB, translating to MAKGEGKVVAQNKKAHHDYTIVDTLEAGMVLTGTEIKSVRAARINLKDGFAQVKNGEVWLSNVHIAPYEEGNIWNQEPERRRKLLLHKKQIQKLEQETKGTGMTLVPLKVYIKDGYAKLLLGLAKGKHDYDKRESIKRRDQNRDIARVMKAVNQR from the coding sequence ATGGCAAAGGGCGAGGGAAAGGTCGTCGCACAAAATAAAAAAGCGCACCACGACTATACAATCGTAGATACGCTAGAGGCAGGAATGGTCCTGACCGGAACTGAAATCAAGAGCGTTCGAGCTGCTCGAATCAATCTCAAGGACGGCTTTGCTCAAGTAAAAAATGGGGAAGTCTGGCTGAGCAATGTCCATATCGCCCCTTACGAAGAGGGCAATATCTGGAACCAGGAACCGGAACGACGTCGCAAACTTCTGCTCCATAAGAAGCAAATTCAAAAATTGGAACAAGAGACCAAAGGGACAGGAATGACCCTTGTTCCCCTTAAAGTCTATATCAAAGATGGTTATGCTAAACTCCTTTTAGGACTTGCTAAAGGGAAACATGACTATGACAAACGGGAGTCGATCAAGCGTCGTGACCAAAACCGCGACATCGCGCGTGTGATGAAAGCTGTCAACCAGCGTTAA
- the rnr gene encoding ribonuclease R, which produces MKDKIKEYLQEKGRVTVNDLAQVLGKDGSKDFRELIKTLSLMERKHQIRFGEDGSLTLDQKKKHEITLKGVFHAHKNGFGFVSLEGEEDDLFVGKNDVNYAIDGDTVEVVIKKVADRNKGTAAEAKIIDILEHSLTTVVGQIVLDQEKPKYAGYIRSKNQKISQPIYVKKPALKLEGTEVLKVFIDKYPSRKHDFFVASVLDVVGHSTDAGIDVLEVLESMDIVSEFPAAVLKEAESVPDAPSEKDMEGRLDLRDELTFTIDGADAKDLDDAVHIKPLKNGNIELGVHIADVSYYVTEGSALDKEALNRATSVYVTDRVVPMLPERLSNGICSLNPQVDRLTQSAIMEIDKHGRVVNYTITQTVIKTSFRMTYSAVNDILAGDEEKRQEFKKIVPSIELMAKLHERLENMREKRGALNFDTNEAKILVDKKGKPVDIVLRQRGVAERMIESFMLIANETVAEHFSKLDLPFIYRIHEEPKAEKVQKFIDYASSFGLRIYGTASEISQEALQDIMRAVEGEPYADVLSMMLLRSMQQARYSEHNHGHYGLAADYYTHFTSPIRRYPDLLVHRMIRDYGRSKEIAEHFEQVIPEIATQSSNRERRAIEAEREVEAMKKAEYMEEYVGEEYDAVVSSIVKFGLFVELPNTVEGLIHITNLPEFYHFNERDLTLRGEKSGITFRVGQQIRIRVERADKMTGEIDFSYIPSEFDVIEKGLKQAGRKDRGRGSSRRSDKKEDKRKSGRSNDKHKHSQKDKKKKGKNPFYKEVAKKGAKHGKGRGKGRRTK; this is translated from the coding sequence ATGAAAGATAAAATTAAAGAATATTTGCAAGAGAAGGGGCGAGTGACGGTAAATGACCTAGCTCAGGTTCTCGGAAAGGATGGATCCAAGGATTTCCGTGAGTTGATTAAGACCCTGTCTCTAATGGAAAGAAAGCACCAGATTCGATTTGGAGAAGATGGAAGCCTTACCTTGGACCAGAAGAAGAAACATGAAATCACCCTCAAAGGGGTTTTTCATGCCCATAAAAATGGGTTTGGCTTTGTCAGCCTGGAAGGCGAAGAGGACGACCTTTTTGTAGGAAAAAACGATGTCAACTATGCCATTGATGGTGATACCGTAGAGGTCGTGATTAAGAAAGTCGCTGACCGTAACAAGGGAACTGCTGCAGAAGCCAAAATTATCGATATTCTAGAGCATAGCCTGACGACAGTTGTCGGGCAAATCGTTCTGGATCAGGAAAAACCTAAGTATGCTGGCTACATTCGTTCAAAGAATCAGAAAATCAGCCAACCGATTTATGTGAAGAAACCAGCTCTTAAACTAGAGGGAACGGAAGTTCTCAAGGTCTTTATCGACAAATACCCAAGTAGAAAACACGATTTCTTTGTCGCTAGTGTACTGGATGTAGTGGGTCACTCTACTGATGCTGGGATTGATGTCCTTGAAGTTTTGGAGTCTATGGATATTGTCTCTGAATTTCCAGCGGCTGTTCTCAAGGAGGCGGAAAGTGTGCCTGATGCTCCTTCAGAAAAGGATATGGAGGGGCGTCTTGATTTGAGAGATGAGCTTACCTTTACCATTGACGGCGCGGATGCCAAGGACTTGGACGATGCAGTTCACATCAAGCCTTTGAAAAATGGCAATATCGAACTCGGAGTTCACATCGCGGATGTTTCCTACTATGTGACTGAGGGCTCTGCCCTTGACAAGGAAGCCCTTAACCGGGCAACTTCTGTCTATGTGACAGACCGTGTAGTACCTATGCTACCAGAACGACTGTCAAATGGCATCTGCTCTCTCAATCCTCAAGTAGATCGCTTGACCCAGTCTGCCATTATGGAGATTGATAAACATGGTCGTGTGGTTAATTACACCATTACCCAAACGGTTATCAAGACTAGTTTTCGTATGACCTATAGCGCTGTTAATGATATCCTAGCTGGCGATGAGGAAAAGAGACAAGAGTTTAAGAAAATTGTTCCTAGTATCGAGCTCATGGCCAAGCTTCATGAAAGGCTAGAAAACATGCGTGAGAAACGTGGTGCCCTGAATTTTGATACCAACGAAGCTAAGATTTTGGTGGATAAAAAAGGCAAGCCTGTGGATATTGTCCTCCGTCAACGCGGCGTTGCTGAGCGGATGATCGAGTCCTTCATGTTGATTGCTAACGAAACAGTTGCCGAGCACTTTAGCAAGCTGGACCTACCTTTTATCTATCGGATTCATGAGGAGCCTAAGGCAGAAAAAGTTCAGAAGTTTATTGACTATGCTTCAAGCTTTGGTTTGCGGATTTATGGGACTGCCAGTGAGATTAGCCAAGAGGCGCTTCAAGATATCATGCGTGCTGTTGAGGGAGAGCCTTATGCGGATGTATTGTCCATGATGCTTCTCCGCTCCATGCAACAAGCTCGCTATTCAGAGCACAATCACGGTCACTATGGTCTTGCTGCTGATTATTATACTCACTTTACCAGTCCGATTCGCCGTTATCCAGATCTCCTTGTCCACCGTATGATTCGGGATTACGGCCGTTCCAAGGAAATAGCAGAGCATTTTGAGCAAGTGATTCCAGAGATTGCAACCCAGTCTTCCAACCGTGAACGTCGTGCCATCGAGGCAGAGCGTGAAGTCGAAGCTATGAAAAAGGCTGAGTACATGGAAGAATACGTGGGCGAAGAGTATGATGCGGTTGTATCCAGCATCGTCAAATTCGGTCTCTTTGTCGAATTGCCAAATACAGTTGAAGGCTTGATTCACATTACTAATTTGCCTGAATTTTATCATTTCAACGAGCGTGACTTGACACTCCGTGGGGAGAAATCGGGCATAACTTTCCGTGTAGGACAGCAGATTCGCATTCGGGTTGAAAGAGCGGATAAGATGACAGGTGAAATTGACTTCTCTTATATCCCAAGTGAGTTTGATGTGATTGAAAAAGGCTTGAAACAAGCTGGGCGCAAAGACAGAGGTCGTGGTTCAAGTCGTCGTTCGGATAAGAAGGAAGACAAGAGAAAATCAGGGCGCTCAAATGATAAGCACAAGCATTCACAAAAAGACAAGAAGAAAAAGGGGAAGAACCCTTTTTACAAGGAAGTAGCTAAGAAAGGAGCCAAGCATGGCAAAGGGCGAGGGAAAGGTCGTCGCACAAAATAA
- the secG gene encoding preprotein translocase subunit SecG, protein MYNLLLTILLVLSVVIVIAIFMQPTKNQSSNVFDASSGDLFERSKARGFEAVMQRLTGILVFFWLAIALALTVLSSR, encoded by the coding sequence ATGTATAACCTATTATTAACCATTTTATTAGTATTATCTGTTGTGATTGTGATTGCGATTTTCATGCAACCAACTAAAAACCAATCCAGCAATGTATTTGATGCCAGCTCAGGTGATTTGTTTGAACGTAGTAAAGCGCGTGGTTTTGAAGCTGTGATGCAACGTTTGACAGGTATTTTAGTCTTTTTCTGGCTAGCCATTGCCTTAGCATTGACGGTATTATCAAGTAGATAA
- the rpmG gene encoding 50S ribosomal protein L33, protein MRVKINLKCSSCGSMNYLTSKNSKTHPDKIEVLKYCPKERKVTLHLESK, encoded by the coding sequence GTGCGAGTAAAAATCAATCTCAAGTGCTCCTCTTGTGGCAGCATGAATTATCTAACCAGTAAGAACTCCAAAACTCATCCAGACAAGATTGAGGTGTTAAAATATTGTCCAAAGGAAAGAAAAGTAACTTTACATCTTGAATCTAAGTAG
- a CDS encoding multidrug efflux MFS transporter produces the protein MQEISWKENLRVAWFGSFLTGASISLVVPFMPIFVEQLGIERNQVTFYAGLAISVSAVSAALVSPIWGILADKYGRKPMMIRAGLAMTITMGGLAFVPNIYWLLFLRLLNGVFTGFVPNATALIASQVPKDKSGAALGTLSTGVVAGTLTGPFVGGFIAEIFGIRNVFLLVGAFLFLAAILTIFFIKEDFQPVAKEKAIPTKEVFSSFKYPRLLVNLFLTSFVIQFSAQSIGPILALYVRDLGQSENLLFISGLIVSSMGFSSMMSAGILGKLGDKVGNHRLLVTAQIYSVIIYLLCAHATSPLQLGLYRFLFGLGTGALIPGVNALLSKMTPKSGISRIFAFNQVFFYLGGVIGPMAGSAVAGYLGYHAVFYATAACVAFSCLCNIVQFRSLLKVKEI, from the coding sequence GTGCAAGAGATTAGTTGGAAAGAGAATCTTCGTGTCGCCTGGTTTGGTAGTTTTTTAACGGGCGCCAGCATTTCCTTGGTCGTTCCTTTTATGCCTATCTTTGTAGAGCAGTTGGGAATCGAAAGAAATCAAGTAACTTTCTATGCTGGATTAGCCATCTCGGTCTCGGCTGTTTCAGCAGCTCTAGTTTCTCCCATCTGGGGTATTCTTGCTGACAAATATGGACGAAAGCCCATGATGATTCGAGCAGGTCTTGCCATGACCATCACTATGGGAGGTTTGGCCTTCGTACCCAATATCTATTGGCTACTCTTTCTGCGCTTGCTCAATGGTGTATTTACTGGTTTTGTCCCCAATGCAACGGCCTTGATTGCTAGTCAGGTACCCAAAGATAAGTCTGGAGCGGCTCTGGGGACTCTATCTACAGGAGTTGTTGCAGGAACACTGACGGGTCCCTTTGTTGGAGGCTTTATTGCTGAAATTTTTGGCATTCGCAATGTCTTTTTATTGGTGGGTGCTTTCCTATTTTTAGCTGCAATCCTGACTATTTTCTTTATCAAGGAAGATTTTCAACCAGTGGCTAAGGAGAAGGCTATCCCAACGAAAGAAGTATTTTCTTCTTTCAAGTATCCTAGGCTTTTAGTAAACCTATTTTTGACGAGCTTTGTCATTCAATTTTCAGCTCAATCAATTGGTCCCATTCTAGCTCTCTATGTGCGGGACTTAGGGCAGTCCGAAAATCTCCTATTTATATCAGGATTGATCGTATCCAGCATGGGATTTTCTAGCATGATGAGTGCTGGAATTCTAGGAAAACTTGGCGATAAGGTAGGGAATCATAGATTGTTGGTCACAGCACAGATTTATTCCGTTATCATTTACCTTCTTTGTGCCCATGCGACCAGCCCCCTTCAACTTGGCTTGTATCGTTTTCTCTTTGGTTTGGGAACGGGAGCTCTCATACCGGGAGTCAATGCCCTTCTCAGCAAAATGACTCCAAAATCAGGTATTTCAAGGATTTTCGCCTTCAACCAAGTCTTTTTTTACCTCGGTGGAGTGATTGGACCTATGGCGGGATCCGCAGTTGCAGGATATTTGGGCTATCATGCTGTCTTTTATGCGACAGCAGCCTGTGTAGCTTTCAGTTGTTTATGTAACATAGTGCAATTTAGATCATTATTAAAAGTAAAGGAAATCTAG
- the coaE gene encoding dephospho-CoA kinase (Dephospho-CoA kinase (CoaE) performs the final step in coenzyme A biosynthesis.), whose amino-acid sequence MGKIIGITGGIASGKSTVTNFLREQGFQVVDADAVVHQLQKPGGRLYQLLVQHFGQKIILENGELNRPLLASLIFSNPEEQEWSKQTQGEIIREELAALRDQLIQTEAIFFMDIPLLFEQGYSAWFDETWLVYVDYDIQLERFMKRDHLSKEVAESRLSAQWSLEEKKKLASHILDNNGSRDQLVGQVVKLLEGGDSCARD is encoded by the coding sequence ATGGGAAAAATCATTGGAATCACAGGAGGAATTGCCTCAGGTAAGTCAACTGTGACAAATTTCCTAAGAGAGCAAGGTTTTCAAGTGGTTGATGCTGACGCAGTCGTCCACCAGCTACAAAAACCTGGTGGTCGTCTTTATCAGCTCTTAGTTCAGCACTTTGGGCAGAAAATCATCCTTGAAAATGGAGAACTCAATCGCCCTCTCCTGGCTAGTCTCATCTTTTCAAATCCTGAGGAGCAGGAATGGTCTAAACAAACACAAGGAGAGATTATTCGTGAGGAATTGGCTGCATTGCGAGACCAGTTGATTCAGACAGAAGCGATTTTTTTCATGGATATTCCCCTGCTTTTTGAACAGGGCTACAGTGCTTGGTTTGATGAAACGTGGCTGGTCTATGTGGACTATGATATCCAATTGGAACGATTCATGAAACGGGATCATCTTTCTAAGGAAGTCGCCGAGTCGCGTCTTTCCGCCCAGTGGTCTTTAGAAGAAAAGAAAAAATTGGCAAGTCATATATTAGATAACAATGGCAGTCGTGATCAGCTTGTGGGTCAAGTAGTGAAGTTACTTGAAGGAGGCGACAGCTGTGCAAGAGATTAG
- the mutM gene encoding DNA-formamidopyrimidine glycosylase yields the protein MPELPEVETVRRGLEKLILGKKISSIEIAYPKMIKTDLDEFQREVPGQVIESVGRRGKYLLFYLTNKVLISHLRMEGKYFYYPDQVPERKHAHVFFHFEDGGTLVYEDVRKFGTMELLAPDLLDAYFISKKLGPEPKEQDFDLQVFQAALAKSKKPIKSHLLDQTLVAGLGNIYVDEVLWRAQVHPARPSQTLTAAEASAIHDQTIAVLGQAVEKGGSTIRTYTNAFGEDGTMQDFHQVYDKAGQACSRCGTLIEKFQLGGRGTHFCPQCQRRG from the coding sequence ATGCCTGAATTACCAGAGGTTGAAACCGTTCGTCGTGGCTTAGAAAAATTGATTTTGGGAAAGAAGATTTCGAGTATAGAGATTGCTTATCCTAAGATGATCAAGACAGATTTGGATGAGTTTCAAAGGGAAGTGCCTGGCCAAGTAATTGAGTCCGTGGGGCGCCGTGGAAAATATTTGCTTTTTTACCTAACAAACAAGGTCTTGATTTCTCATTTGCGGATGGAGGGCAAGTATTTTTACTATCCAGACCAAGTTCCAGAACGTAAACACGCCCATGTTTTCTTCCATTTTGAGGATGGCGGCACTCTTGTATATGAGGACGTACGCAAGTTTGGTACTATGGAACTGCTGGCACCCGACCTTTTGGACGCCTACTTTATTTCTAAGAAACTAGGTCCTGAGCCAAAAGAGCAGGATTTTGATTTGCAGGTCTTTCAAGCTGCCCTAGCCAAATCTAAGAAGCCTATCAAATCTCACCTTTTAGACCAGACCTTGGTAGCTGGCCTTGGCAATATCTATGTAGATGAGGTCCTCTGGCGAGCTCAGGTTCATCCAGCAAGACCTTCGCAAACTTTGACAGCAGCAGAAGCGTCAGCTATTCATGACCAGACCATTGCTGTTTTGGGGCAGGCTGTTGAAAAGGGTGGCTCTACCATTCGGACCTATACCAATGCCTTTGGGGAAGATGGAACCATGCAGGATTTTCATCAGGTCTATGATAAGGCTGGTCAAGCATGTTCACGCTGTGGCACCCTCATTGAGAAATTCCAGCTCGGTGGAAGGGGAACTCATTTTTGTCCTCAGTGTCAAAGGAGGGGCTAA